In Balaenoptera musculus isolate JJ_BM4_2016_0621 chromosome 17, mBalMus1.pri.v3, whole genome shotgun sequence, a genomic segment contains:
- the TMEM64 gene encoding transmembrane protein 64, with protein sequence MWSPSRSLLQTLPRLLQHDTLPGRAELPPRWALSRAAGGHDSADRLPRGGGASAAEAAAAAAASGALLGAYLGHHGQPAASELPAPGAALAGSPGSGSGGGVVVGVAEVRNWRCCCLGSTCWCRSLVLVCVLAAVCFASLALVRRYLQHLLLWVESLDSLLGVLLFVVGFIVVSFPCGWGYIVLNVAAGYLYGFVLGMGLMVVGVLIGTFIAHVVCKRLLTAWVTARIQSSEKLSAVIRVVEGGSGLKVVALARLTPIPFGLQNAVFSITDLSLPNYLMASSVGLLPTQLLNSYLGTTLRTMEDVIAEQSVSGYFVFCLQIIISIGLMFYVVHRAQVELNAAIVACEMELKTSLVKGNQPNISGSSSYNKRTLKFSGGGINIV encoded by the exons ATGTGGAGCCCCAGCAGGAGCTTGCTTCAGACGCTGCCCCGACTTCTGCAGCACGACACCCTTCCGGGCCGCGCAGAACTGCCGCCCCGCTGGGCCCTTtcgcgggcggcgggcgggcaCGACTCAGCGGACCGCCTTCCCCGCGGGGGCGGGGCGAGcgcggcggaggcggcggcggcggcggcggcctccGGAGCCTTGCTCGGAGCCTATCTGGGGCACCACGGTCAGCCTGCGGCCTCTGAGCTGCCGGCGCCGGGCGCGGCCTTGGCGGGCAGCCCCGggagcggcagcggcggcggcgtgGTGGTCGGCGTGGCCGAGGTGAGAAACTGGCGCTGCTGCTGCCTCGGCAGCACCTGTTGGTGCCGGAGCCTGGTGCTGGTCTGCGTGCTGGCCGCGGTGTGCTTCGCTTCCCTGGCCCTGGTCCGCCGCTACCTGCAGCACCTCCTGCTCTGGGTAGAGAGCCTTGACTCGCTGCTGGGGGTCCTGCTCTTCGTGGTGGGCTTCATCGTGGTCTCGTTCCCCTGCGGCTGGGGGTACATCGTGCTCAACGTGGCCGCCGGCTACCTGTACGGCTTCGTGCTGGGCATGGGACTGATGGTGGTGGGCGTCCTCATCGGCACCTTCATCGCCCATGTGGTCTGCAAGCGGCTGCTCACCGCCTGGGTGACCGCCAGGATCCAAAGCAGCGAGAAGCTGAGCGCCGTTATTCGCGTCGTGGAGGGAGGAAGTGGCCTGAAAGTGGTGGCACTGGCCAGACTGACCCCCATACCTTTTGGGCTTCAGAATGCAGTGTTTTCG ATTACTGATCTCTCCTTACCCAACTATCTGATGGCATCTTCGGTTGGACTGCTTCCTACCCAGCTCCTGAATTCTTATTTGGGTACCACCCTGAGGACCATGGAAGATGTCATTGCAGAACAAAGTGTTAgtggatattttgttttttgtttacag attATTATAAGTATAGGCCTCATGTTTTATGTAGTTCATCGAGCTCAAGTGGAATTGAATGCAGCTATTGTAGCTTGTGAAATGGAACTGAAAACCTCTCTGGTTAAAGGCAATCAACCAAATATCAGTGGCTCTTCATCCTACAACAAGAGGACCCTAAAATTTTCTGGAGGTGGAAtcaatattgtatga